One part of the Lycium ferocissimum isolate CSIRO_LF1 chromosome 8, AGI_CSIRO_Lferr_CH_V1, whole genome shotgun sequence genome encodes these proteins:
- the LOC132066535 gene encoding uncharacterized protein LOC132066535, whose translation MAIQLYCWENKFDTLAVVGHLTPIEDYMRWYHQITRRLIGNPALHPARDVGYSALAGQYETLLVVVQRLRMLGLEHMPYLGLAGLASKMVRIPKDGIRQAGEIRRMEEPVPEAEYQPAPGGGPSAPRGGGRHHLVDEADEADPILEDVPDLVHPQPFQAGGSSPGDSPTFTPALLLAKIPGSSSQPSQNAYMEERDNVDWAALRALLADERPVRNLERARILDFDEFLIPDSAPAGPAEPPTQAFSHGPAEPTVSSHVTVEPHDSTPVGPQERPIQEPSHQPAKAEVSSHETTEAQHLIQKTISYSAPNPSQEPTDPSQEPT comes from the exons ATGGCTATCCAGCTCTACTGTTGGGAGAACAAGTTTGACACTTTAGCGGTGGTCGGCCATTTGACTCCCATTGAGGATTACATGCGCTGGTATCATCAGATCACACGCCGATTGATCGGCAACCCAGCTTTGCATCCCGCTAGGGATGTAGGATACTCAGCACTCGCGGGGCAGTACGAGacattg CTGGTGGTCGTACAACGATTACGCATGttggggttagagcatatgcctTACCTTGGGCTTGCGGGGCTTGCGTCGAAGATGGTACGGATACCCAAGGATGGTATCCGACAGGCAGGAGAGATTAGGCGCATGGAGGAGCCTGTTCCAGAGGCTGAGTATCAGCCAGCGCCAGGAGGAGGACCGAGTGCTCCCAGAGGAGGAGGCC GACACCATCTGGTAGATGAGGCAGATGAGGCCGATCCCATTCTAGAGGACGTTCCCGATCTAGTCCATCCGCAGCCGTTCCAGGCCGGTGGCAGCTCACCTGGGGACTCACCTACGTTTACGCCGGCGCTCCTACTTGCTAAGATACCTGGGTCTTCATCACAGCCGAGCCAGAATGCATACATGGAGGAGCGTGATAACGTCGATTGGGCGGCGTTACGCGCTTTATTAGCTGATGAGCGGCCTGTGAGGAATTTAGAGAGAGCCaggattcttgacttcgatgagtttttgatcccg gattcggcgccagcGGGTCCAGCAGAGCCACCTACTCAGGCGTTTTCTCATGGGCCTGCCGAGCCAACGGTGTCTTCCCATGTGACTGTCGAGCCACAt gattcgacgCCAGTGGGTCCACAGGAGCGACCCATTCAGGAGCCTTCTCATCAGCCTGCCAAGGCagaggtgtcttctcatgagactaCTGAGGCGCAG CATCTCATCCAGAAGACTATCTCATATTCTGCACCAAACCCGTCTCAGGAGCCTAcagacccatctcaggagcctactTAG